One Exiguobacterium sp. BMC-KP genomic window, GTCTGGTTGACACATTGTGAGACGTCGACCGGTGTCCTCTATGACCTCGATGCGGTAAAAGCGCTGCTCCATCAACGAACCGCACTCGTCGTCGATGCGATCAGTGCTGTTGGGACTGGACGTTTTTCATACGCCGGTTGCACTTTCGTCACGACCGTTTCTGGAAAAGCGATTGGGGGATTACCAGGTCTTACGTTCATCGGGCACGTAGATAACGTCTTACCTTCTCCCTCTATTCCACGTTATCTGGATCTCGGTCTCTATGCGGATGGAATTGCTTTTTCTGGCTCCTCAAATCTGTTGCTCGCCTGTCAGGCAGCACTGGACGCTCTCGATCTCGATCAAGCAGCAATTAAGATGACTTATCTCGAACAAGCCGTCCGCGCAACGGGCTTTCAATTGCTCGCTCAACAAGAAGCACAAGCACCAGGCATTTTAACCATCGTTCATCCGTCAGCAACTGATGTAGGCGATGCTCTTCGGATTCAGGGGTATCACGTCCAGTATGAAAGCGACTATCTCGTTCGCAATCAGTGGCTTCAAATTTCGACGATGGGGCAGACGACGATGCGGCAAATCGAACGTCTCGTTCGTGTGTTAGTCCGTGAAAATCAACGAATCACCATAAAAAATGAAAAAAACGAAAGACCTCTCAACCCTTGATTTCAAGCGGTTTGGAGGTCTTTCGACTTTAAAAAAATAAAAAAAGAGGTTTAAGGATTTAAAACATAGGGGTATAAACTCATTAGCACCGCATCAAACCGGTGACTTACTCACACATGTTTCTCAATATCAGCGTAATGACCTGGGAGAGAAATGCAAAGTCACGAAAGCGTCAGATTCAAGAGAGTCTGAAACCGATGGTCTTAGCATGATTTCATATTGTTCAGGATTCGTCCTGCTCCTACATTCATTACCTTTTGAGGGCTATACTAAATTCAAGGGGGAAATGAACATGTCAGTTAAATTAACAGTCGAAAAACGCGAGGTACGTCCACGCTCACTCCGTAAACAATTACGTCATGAAGGAAAAGCTCTTGGTGTCGTGTATGGTTACAAAGTGGAAAGTACACCAATCGCATTCGAAGAAAAAGAATTGTTAAAAATCGTTCGTGAGAACGGTGAGAACGTCTTGATTTCACTTAAACTCGACGGAAAAAACGTTAACGTCTTGATTAACCGTCGTGACATGGATGTCTTCACACCAACAGTTGATCACGTTGAATTCATCGCTGTGAAAATGGATGAAGAAACAGAAGTGGAAGCAGACGTTGTACTCGTTGGCGAAGCAGCCGGTGCAAAAGTTGGTGGATTCCTCTCACAAACACTCTTTAAAGTAACAGTTGCAGCTACACCAGATAAATTACCAGAGAACGTCGAAGTTGACGTCACGAACCTCGAAATCGGAGATTCAATCTCTGTAGCCGATCTTCCAGAGCAAAAAGATTTCCGTATCGTCACTGAAGGTGACATTCAAGTCGCAGCAGTCGTCGAGTCTACACTCGAGCAGGATCTTGAAGAAATCGAAGAAGCGGAAGCAGAGGCACAAGCTGAAGCTGGCGAAGAAAATGAAGGCGAAGCAACAGAAGCGTCTTCAGAAGAAGCAGCTGAAGAGAACGAAGACAACAAATAAGCTATCCAACGATACGCCCCAAGTGGCGTATCGTTTTTTTGTGTCTTGACAATAGACAGAAGATTGCCTAAAGTGAACAGCGTATCAACTATTCACTATATCCACTAGGGGAGCCCATTGGCTGAGACGATTCACTTCGGACCCTTCGAACCTGATCTAGTTCATACTAGCGTAGGAAAGTGGAGCGATCACATCCAATGACTCCTGCTACGCGCAGTTTTTCTGAGGACCGCTCTCTTTTTTACGGAGGGCGGTCTTTTTTGTTGTCTCCCCCATTCTAAGGAGGACGTATCTAATGCAACACTGGAAAATGAAAGAAATCATGGTCATGATGATGCTCGCCGTCGCTTGCGGTGTCATCTATCTCGGTTGGTCGACACTGTGGTTACCGATGTCTGCGATCTTCGGTCCCGTTGGTGCTAACTGGATGTTCGGGATTTGGATCATCGCAAGTCCGCTTGTCGCAGCAATCATCCAAAAGCCAGGTGCCGCGTTAATTGCGGAAGTCGTCGCAGCAGCAGTCGAACTGTTCACGGGGAGTCACTTCGGATTATCGGCACTGTTAATTGGTGTCTGCCAAGGTCTTGGTGCGGAACTCGTCTTTGCGATGACGCGTTACCGTCGTTATGACGCATGGACACTGATGTTGTCTGGTGTCGGAGCAGCAGTCGGAAGTATCGTCTACAGCCTGGTTGCGAATGGCTTTGGTTATTACACGACGACGACGTTACTCGTGACGATTGGACTACAATTGATCAGCGGTGCATTACTTGGTGGCTTACTCGCATGGATTCTCGTCCGTCGCCTCGTTGCGACTGGTGTGTTAAGTGGTTTTGCAGCCGGACGTGTGAAACGGGAGGTCGCATGATTACCGTTGACGACCTAAGTATTCGTTATCCCGGTCAGATGAAATCAGTGCTCGATCATGTAACGCTAACGATCGACCAAGGAACGACGCTTCTACTTGGCCGTAGCGGAAGTGGTAAGACAACGTTGCTTCATGCGCTTGCTGGACTGACGCCAGAGACAATCGAAGTCGAACAGACTGGCACGGTGAGCCGATCCGGTTCTGTCGGCATTCTGTTCCAAAATCCAGACGAGCAATTTTGCATGGAAACGATTGGACGTGAAATCGCCTTTAGCTTAGAAAACAAATCAATCCCACGCGCGGAGATGGATGAACGAATTGAGCAGTTGCTGGTACTCGTCGGTCTTCCCCTCCCCTTTTCAACACCAATCGCTAGTCTCTCTGGGGGAATGAAACAGCGACTGGCGCTCGCTGCAGTCCTAGCACTCGAACCAACCATTCTACTACTCGATGAACCGACGGCGCAGATTGATCCGATCGGACAACACGAACTGATGGCATTGATCTTTCGAATCCAGAAAGAGCACGATTTAACGATTGTGTTAATCGAGCACCAACTCGATGTCTGTTTACCGTATGTCGACCAAGTCGTCTTACTTGAAGAAGGAACGATTACCGTGACAGCGCATCCACGAGACCTGTTTCCACATGCCTACGTGCGGCTTCAATCAAAAGGCATCGCCGTTCCGTCGCTCTTTCCTTATACACTTGAGACATTACCAGCGGATGGACCACAAGCGGCACGACTTTTCGCGCCTCCCCCTGTCGTTCCAGCAGGACTTCCCTTGTTGCACGTTTCTGAATTGTCGACAAAAGCACCTTATCCGCTGACCGGTGCGACGTTTTCGCTTCAAACGAGTGAATGGGTCATGCTACTTGGAGCAAACGGTTCTGGAAAAAGTACGCTCCTCGCGACACTTGGTCGGTTTCTTCCTCAGCGCGGAACATATCAATTCCGCAATCGTCCGGCTCATCGGTATTCCAAGCATCATTTTTACGAACAAGTCGGCTACGTCTTTCAACAACCAGATCTGCAGTTTCTCAAGCTGACAGTCGAAGCGGAAATCGACTGGAGTCACCGGGGAGTGACGAGCAATGAACGCGCAGCGTTACTCGACCGGTTGGAACTGACATCTGTCAAACAACAATCGCCGCTTGCTCTCAGTACCGGGCAACAAAGACGGCTCAGTGTCGCAACGATGCTCGGCCAGACGAAAGACTTGTTGTTGCTCGATGAGCCGACGTTCGGACAGGACGGGTTGACGACGCGGCGTTTAATGGAGCAGTTATTGACGGAGCAACAGAACGGAACGACGCTCGTCATGGCAACGCATGATATGGAGCTCGTCGCCCGTTACGCCCATCGTGTTCTCGTCATGGAGCAAGGACAGATCGTTTTTGATGGTCGTCCGAATGAATTGTTCGCTGATATTGCCTTACTTACGCGCTGTCAGCTCCAACGTCCGCTTTCTTACCAACGTCAGGAGGTGCATCACGTTGCAAACGAATGCGTCCCTGTTCGCTAAGCTCAATCCTGTCATCAAAGGAAGCGGATTGTTTTTAATCATGTTTGCCCTGATTGCAACAACCGATTGGGACAAGACGCTCGTGTTCCTTGGACTGGCAATTGGTTTATTACTTCTGTCCGGCTGGGGTCCCATCGATTTCTTGAAACGGCTCGCACCTTACAGTCTGTTGTTCGTGCTGACATTCTGGATGATGGCTGCTTTCGGTAAAGGAACAGACACCATCTGGTCATTCGGTTGGTTCCATGTCACGACAGAGAGCATCATGCATGGCTGGTTACTCGCCCTACGAATGGCAACGTTCGTCTGCTTGAGCCTCGCCTTCGTCACAACGACTGATGCGACACGGTTTGTAATGAGCTTAATTCATCAGACGAAGTTATCGCCCCGCTTCGCCTATGGCTTTCTCGCTGGGATCCGCTTTCTTCCGCAATTAATCGAAGAGGTGCGAGTCTTACGACAAGTCCGGATGATCCGCAACGTTCACAGTCGCTTCCCAGGTGACGCCTTTCTGTCGATCGGTTTACCTCTCTTTACACGTTCAATCCAGCGAGCAGAACGGATGGCCATCGCCATGGAAGCACGGCACTTCTCAGCAGAGCGGACGTATTATGAGATTCCGGAGGTTAGTCGTCGGGATATCATGTATCTACTCGCCATCGTGTCGTTCATTTGTCTCATCTTTTTGCTATGATTACCACCACCCGTATCCGGGTACAATTTAGCAAGACAGATTGAAGGAGAACGACATGAAACGAATCATCTTGATTGGTGCAGGTCATGCCCATCTGCATTGCATTACAGAGGGACCAACAGAAGACGTCGAGTGGTTAATTTTGAACGCCTCGACGTATCAATACTACTCGGGTATGTATTCAGGACTTGCAGACGGTACATACGATATCGATGAAATTCGTGTCGACGTGGCCGCTTTATGTCATGCCCATGATAAACAGTTCATAGAAGAGACTGTCGTAAAGATTGATCCTGTTAAAAAAGTCGTCTTCGGTGCATCTGGCAGACACTACACCTATGATGTCGCTTCAACGAACATTGGCTCGTTTGACTGGACAGAAAATACGACACGTTTATCGATCAAGCCGAATTATCGCTTACCGGATACATTAAAGCGTCTGCAACAAGCAAAGCGTCCGGTCGTCATTGGAAGCGGCGTAGCTGCCGTCGAGATGGCAGCGTCCTTGAAAGCAGCGGGTGTACCGATCACACTCATCACGGATCCAAAGTTACTTTCAGGGCATCCAGCAGCGGAAGCCATTACACGACGCTTACAAGCACTCGAAGTTCATTGGATTCGGGAACGTCCTCTAGATGACGAACCACCACTTCGCTTTAAGCAACACCCACCCATCGAGTCGGATGCGATCATCCGCTTAACGGGTGCCAAAGCACCGGCATTGTTTGCAGGTAGCGATCTCTACACGGAAGACGGATTCCTACTCGTCAATGAACAGTTGCAAGCGCTCGATCATCCGAGTCTATTTGCTGCAGGTGACGCGGCGACCCTCGTCGCGTATCCTGAGATTCCGAAAAATGGTGTCACAGCCGTCCGGCAAGCACCGATTTTACTAGCAAACCTCTTACGGTACGTCCAGGAAGAGGCACTGCAAACCTATCGTCCGCAAACGAACTATTTGACGATTTTATCGATGGGACCGCGTCATGCTGTTTCAATGTACGGCAATCAGTATTCGACTCACCCGTTCGGTTGGTACCTCAAGCGCTGGATCGATCAACGGTTCATGCGGAAGTATCGCCCTTAAAAAGTGTGCGCCGGCGCACGCTTTTTTCTGTACACAAAAACAAGCCATGGACGCGTGTCCATGGCTTGTTGGATTAGACGGTTTGATTTCCTTTGACATACGACAGTAATGTCTCATTGAACTTTTCTTGTTCGTCAAGCAACATGCCGTGTCCACTCTCTTCGAAGACTTCAAGTCGCGCATGTGGAATTTCCTTTTGCATTTCTCCGGCAAATTCGAACGGACAGACTTGATCTTTTTTACCATGGATGATCAACGTATCGACTTTGATGTCTCCGAGTTTCCCACGTAAATCTTCGTCGCGCAAGGCGATCGCTGACTGAATCGTTCCGTGGGATGAAGCGGCGATACTAAGACCGTGGAACCATTGTTGAAGTGGTTCTGGATGTTCTTTCGCAAAGAAGATTTCCCCGAATCCTTTAAGCATCGACGGACGATCTTGTTTCGTATCGGCAATCAACGCATCGACTTCTTCTTTTGTCATCCCGTATGGATAACCGTCGCGTTGTGTAAAGACAGGTGCCGCAGCTCCAGCGAGAACGAGCTTACTGACTTTTGAATCCCCGTATTGAAAGAGATAGGACAAGGCGATTCCTCCTCCCATCGAGAAGCCGAGCAACGTGACATTCGTTAATTTCAGCTGTTCGATGACTTCATTAATGTCAGACGCCATCGTCTTATAATCGTATCCCGTTGCTGGTGCATCTGATTTGCCATAACCGCGATAATCGATTCCGACGTAACGGTACCCTTCTTCGACGAGCAAGTTCTTTTGATACTCGAACATGTTATTGTTTGCCGGCCAGCCGTGTAAAAAGACGACCGGTTGACCCGACCCGACATCCTCGACATAAATTTTCGTGCCATCAACTGCTTGAATGAATGTACCCATCATAAAACCCCCATAGTAATAGATTGACCGTGCATGCATCTATTATTCCCGAGTCAAGAGATATCAAACATCTTGATGCTAAAGTATTATAGAAAATTCTGTCTATTATAGAAATTATGGTAAAATATAGTCACCAGTATAAAGGGGGTTTTCCATGAGACGCTATATACATACCGGTATTCTCGCAGGCGTAGTCCTACTTGCCGGATGCGGTAAAGAACAATACTTAGATCTTACATACGATGCCAATTACTGGGGCGGTATTTCGACTACCTTTGATGGTCAAGAGATACCGGATCTCCCCAAAAAACAAACTGCTGCTTTGTTGAAGGGTTGTCAGCAAAAATCTGACATGAAGAGCTTACCTGACCGATACGTGCAACACGAAGGATTCGATTTGTATTTCCTTCCTGCAAATATCCAAGGGCGTGAGTTCCAACACGCTCGTTTCCTATCAGACGAAAAAAAAGACTATCTGGCATGTCAGCCGATACGCCATGCGGATTATGCGGTCCATCAGATTAAACGAAGTGATTATCCATTTGTCGATTGGTCGAAAAAACCGATAAAACCTAAGTCAACGGTCGTTCGTTTTGAAGACGTTCCAAAAGAGGTGACGGATCAACAACAACAGGAAAATGAAGAAAGTAAAGACACGAAAGGACTTGGTCGTTACCTCTTCCCATCATATCAATTGTCCTTACCACCGGAAGGACAGTTCGTCGTCTTTACGAAAGAAAAAGACAAAGAAGAAACACTTTTTGCGTCGACCGAGCCCCTGTCAGGCTCCGAATTGAATCTAGCTTTCCGCGTTGTTCCCGATATCGGATTGCAAAACTCATCGATCGAGCTAAGGATTAGTGGTGGTTATACCGGAGCGGCACCTAGTATTCAAGAGTTCGTTAAAGGTCAATCGTACCAAATCGAGCGAAAACAACTTCCGGACCAGCTTTCTGTAGGACAGACCGTTCACTTCGCAACTGTGCGCAAACAAGACGAAGGCAAGATCGTTCAGGAAACATCGATTTATCTGCGTCTTAATCAGAACTACAAAAAACCTGTGAACCACAAAAATAGATTTCTAGATGATACATCAACTGGATATGTCGGGTTCATCCATCAATCACCGAAAGAGCTCGTACAGAATGATTATAAATTTATTTCAGCGATTCCGGATAAATTAGCAAAAAAGATTGCTCAGGAATTAAAAGAAACCGACGTCCTGGAGCCACAAGGAACAAAACTGAAGCAGAAAAAATTAACCTTGATTCGCCAAGGGAAAAGCCAAACGTTTGAGCTATTCGAACGTAAGCGATCAAAAAAACTTGAAATCTATGTCGTCAAAAAGGGAACAAAGAATGGTGCGAAGCTGTCGGGTACGACAAGTGAAGCACTTAGTGAGGTGCTTAACAAATGAATAAACGTTACTGGATTGGACTCACACTTGGAGCAACGCTCGCGTTAAGCGGTTGTCAAAGTGACGCGCCGAATTTCAAATGGGATTACTTATCGAAATTGTATGATGGAGCGCGATTTAAAGGCAAAGAACCTCCGAAGATGTTATCGGAAAAGGAAATGAGTATCATCATGAAAACGTGTCGGTCAAAAGCCGTAAAAGCTCCGAAAAATTATTCTTCCGGTGACATGTTCTCCGTCGTGATGACGGCACCGTTTGAAGATTATTTAGGACAGATGGCTCGTTATGTCCAGTCTGGAGAACAGACATATCTGTATTGTCAGAATATGGCTGACAGCGAGTATCATCTA contains:
- a CDS encoding 50S ribosomal protein L25/general stress protein Ctc codes for the protein MSVKLTVEKREVRPRSLRKQLRHEGKALGVVYGYKVESTPIAFEEKELLKIVRENGENVLISLKLDGKNVNVLINRRDMDVFTPTVDHVEFIAVKMDEETEVEADVVLVGEAAGAKVGGFLSQTLFKVTVAATPDKLPENVEVDVTNLEIGDSISVADLPEQKDFRIVTEGDIQVAAVVESTLEQDLEEIEEAEAEAQAEAGEENEGEATEASSEEAAEENEDNK
- a CDS encoding ECF transporter S component translates to MQHWKMKEIMVMMMLAVACGVIYLGWSTLWLPMSAIFGPVGANWMFGIWIIASPLVAAIIQKPGAALIAEVVAAAVELFTGSHFGLSALLIGVCQGLGAELVFAMTRYRRYDAWTLMLSGVGAAVGSIVYSLVANGFGYYTTTTLLVTIGLQLISGALLGGLLAWILVRRLVATGVLSGFAAGRVKREVA
- a CDS encoding ABC transporter ATP-binding protein yields the protein MITVDDLSIRYPGQMKSVLDHVTLTIDQGTTLLLGRSGSGKTTLLHALAGLTPETIEVEQTGTVSRSGSVGILFQNPDEQFCMETIGREIAFSLENKSIPRAEMDERIEQLLVLVGLPLPFSTPIASLSGGMKQRLALAAVLALEPTILLLDEPTAQIDPIGQHELMALIFRIQKEHDLTIVLIEHQLDVCLPYVDQVVLLEEGTITVTAHPRDLFPHAYVRLQSKGIAVPSLFPYTLETLPADGPQAARLFAPPPVVPAGLPLLHVSELSTKAPYPLTGATFSLQTSEWVMLLGANGSGKSTLLATLGRFLPQRGTYQFRNRPAHRYSKHHFYEQVGYVFQQPDLQFLKLTVEAEIDWSHRGVTSNERAALLDRLELTSVKQQSPLALSTGQQRRLSVATMLGQTKDLLLLDEPTFGQDGLTTRRLMEQLLTEQQNGTTLVMATHDMELVARYAHRVLVMEQGQIVFDGRPNELFADIALLTRCQLQRPLSYQRQEVHHVANECVPVR
- a CDS encoding energy-coupling factor transporter transmembrane component T family protein, with the protein product MQTNASLFAKLNPVIKGSGLFLIMFALIATTDWDKTLVFLGLAIGLLLLSGWGPIDFLKRLAPYSLLFVLTFWMMAAFGKGTDTIWSFGWFHVTTESIMHGWLLALRMATFVCLSLAFVTTTDATRFVMSLIHQTKLSPRFAYGFLAGIRFLPQLIEEVRVLRQVRMIRNVHSRFPGDAFLSIGLPLFTRSIQRAERMAIAMEARHFSAERTYYEIPEVSRRDIMYLLAIVSFICLIFLL
- a CDS encoding NAD(P)/FAD-dependent oxidoreductase — encoded protein: MKRIILIGAGHAHLHCITEGPTEDVEWLILNASTYQYYSGMYSGLADGTYDIDEIRVDVAALCHAHDKQFIEETVVKIDPVKKVVFGASGRHYTYDVASTNIGSFDWTENTTRLSIKPNYRLPDTLKRLQQAKRPVVIGSGVAAVEMAASLKAAGVPITLITDPKLLSGHPAAEAITRRLQALEVHWIRERPLDDEPPLRFKQHPPIESDAIIRLTGAKAPALFAGSDLYTEDGFLLVNEQLQALDHPSLFAAGDAATLVAYPEIPKNGVTAVRQAPILLANLLRYVQEEALQTYRPQTNYLTILSMGPRHAVSMYGNQYSTHPFGWYLKRWIDQRFMRKYRP
- a CDS encoding alpha/beta fold hydrolase, whose amino-acid sequence is MGTFIQAVDGTKIYVEDVGSGQPVVFLHGWPANNNMFEYQKNLLVEEGYRYVGIDYRGYGKSDAPATGYDYKTMASDINEVIEQLKLTNVTLLGFSMGGGIALSYLFQYGDSKVSKLVLAGAAAPVFTQRDGYPYGMTKEEVDALIADTKQDRPSMLKGFGEIFFAKEHPEPLQQWFHGLSIAASSHGTIQSAIALRDEDLRGKLGDIKVDTLIIHGKKDQVCPFEFAGEMQKEIPHARLEVFEESGHGMLLDEQEKFNETLLSYVKGNQTV